A genomic window from Phocoena sinus isolate mPhoSin1 chromosome 20, mPhoSin1.pri, whole genome shotgun sequence includes:
- the CWC25 gene encoding pre-mRNA-splicing factor CWC25 homolog isoform X1: MGGGDLNLKKSWHPQTLRNVEKVWKAEQKHEAERKKIEELQRELREERAREEMQRYAEDVGAVKKKEEKLDWMYQGPGGMVNRDEYLLGRPIDKYVFEKMEEKEAGCSSETGLLPGSIFAPSGANSLLDMASKIREDPLFIIRKKEEEKKREVLNNPVKMKKIKELLQMSLEKKEKKKKKEKKKKHKKHKHRSSGSDRGSSEDEHGRERSQKKMANSSPVLSKVPGYGLQVRNSDHSQGLQGPLTAEQKRVRGLKNYSRSRSSSPSPPRHASKKSTREAGSRDRRSRSPGRRSRSPRPSKPHNSKVNRRDRGRSKSLSPKKDIYQRRHGHGYTRGISTSHKFEKQWIWMSDIGSDRAGSSPPLLALHLQKLSSEELERKRQEMMENAKWREEERLNILKRHAKDDEREQRLEKLDSRDGKFIHRMKLESASTSSLEDRVKRNIYSLQRTSVALEKNFMKR, from the exons ATGGGGGGCGGAGACCTG AATCTGAAGAAGAGCTGGCACCCGCAGACCCTCCGCAATGTGGAGAAAGTGTGGAAAGCTGAGCAGAAGCATGAGGCGGAGCGGAAAAAGATCGAGGAGCTTCAGCGCGAGCTGCGGGAGGAGAGGGCCCGGGAGGAGATGCAGCGCTACGCGGAGGACGTTGGAGCTGTCAA gaaaaaggaagaaaaattggaCTGGATGTACCAGGGTCCTGGTGGGATGGTGAACCGTGATGAGTACTTGCTGGGGCGTCCCATTGACAAATACGTTTTTGAGAagatggaggagaaggaagcaggCTGTTCTTCTGAGACAGGACTCCTCCCAGGCTCTATCTTTGCCCCATCAGGTGCCAATTCCCTTCTTGACATGGCCAGCAAAATCCGGGAGGATCCGCTCTTCATCATCAG gaagaaagaagaagagaaaaaaagagaggtatTGAATAATCctgtgaaaatgaagaaaatcaaagaattG TTGCAAATGAGtctggaaaaaaaggagaagaagaaaaagaaggagaagaaaaagaagcacaaGAAACATAAGCACAGAAGCTCAGGCAGCGATCGTGGCAGCAGCGAGGATGAGCACGGCCGGGAGAG ATCTCAAAAGAAGATGGCAAATTCTTCCCCTGTTTTGTCCAAAGTCCCTGGATATGGCTTACAG GTCAGGAACTCTGACCATAGCCAGGGACTGCAGGGTCCTCTGACAGCTGAGCAAAAGCGAGTGCGTGGGTTGAAGAATTACTCCAGGTCCAGAAgctcctctccctcacctcccagacATGCCAGCAAGAAGAGCACCAGAGAAGCAGGGTCTCGGGACAGGAGGTCTCGATCCCCAGGCAGAAGGTCACGGTCCCCAAGGCCAAGCAAACC GCACAACTCTAAGGTAAATAGGAGAGACAGAGGCCGAAGTAAGAGCCTATCACCTAAAAAAGACATCTACCAAAGGCGGCATGGTCATGGGTACACCAG gggGATCAGTACATCACACAAATTTGAGAAGCAATGGATATGGATGTCTGACATTGGTAGTGATCGAGCTGGTTCATCACCTCCTCTTCTTGCTCTTCATTTGCA AAAGCTCTCATCAGAGGAGCTAGAGCGAAAACGGCAAGAGATGATGGAAAACGCCAAGTGGCGGGAGGAAGAGAGGCTGAACATCCTCAAGAGGCACGCTAAGGATGATGAACGGGAGCAGAGGCTGGAAAAGCTAGACTCCCGGGATGGGAAGTTTATCCA CCGCATGAAGCTAGAGAGTGCATCTACCTCCTCTCTGGAAGATCGGGTGAAGCGGAATATCTACTCTCTACAGAGAACCTCAGTAGCTCTGGAGAAGAACTTTATGAAAAGATGA
- the CWC25 gene encoding pre-mRNA-splicing factor CWC25 homolog isoform X2, which translates to MGGGDLNLKKSWHPQTLRNVEKVWKAEQKHEAERKKIEELQRELREERAREEMQRYAEDVGAVKKKEEKLDWMYQGPGGMVNRDEYLLGRPIDKYVFEKMEEKEAGCSSETGLLPGSIFAPSGANSLLDMASKIREDPLFIIRKKEEEKKREVLNNPVKMKKIKELLQMSLEKKEKKKKKEKKKKHKKHKHRSSGSDRGSSEDEHGRERSQKKMANSSPVLSKVPGYGLQVRNSDHSQGLQGPLTAEQKRVRGLKNYSRSRSSSPSPPRHASKKSTREAGSRDRRSRSPGRRSRSPRPSKPHNSKVNRRDRGRSKSLSPKKDIYQRRHGHGYTRKLSSEELERKRQEMMENAKWREEERLNILKRHAKDDEREQRLEKLDSRDGKFIHRMKLESASTSSLEDRVKRNIYSLQRTSVALEKNFMKR; encoded by the exons ATGGGGGGCGGAGACCTG AATCTGAAGAAGAGCTGGCACCCGCAGACCCTCCGCAATGTGGAGAAAGTGTGGAAAGCTGAGCAGAAGCATGAGGCGGAGCGGAAAAAGATCGAGGAGCTTCAGCGCGAGCTGCGGGAGGAGAGGGCCCGGGAGGAGATGCAGCGCTACGCGGAGGACGTTGGAGCTGTCAA gaaaaaggaagaaaaattggaCTGGATGTACCAGGGTCCTGGTGGGATGGTGAACCGTGATGAGTACTTGCTGGGGCGTCCCATTGACAAATACGTTTTTGAGAagatggaggagaaggaagcaggCTGTTCTTCTGAGACAGGACTCCTCCCAGGCTCTATCTTTGCCCCATCAGGTGCCAATTCCCTTCTTGACATGGCCAGCAAAATCCGGGAGGATCCGCTCTTCATCATCAG gaagaaagaagaagagaaaaaaagagaggtatTGAATAATCctgtgaaaatgaagaaaatcaaagaattG TTGCAAATGAGtctggaaaaaaaggagaagaagaaaaagaaggagaagaaaaagaagcacaaGAAACATAAGCACAGAAGCTCAGGCAGCGATCGTGGCAGCAGCGAGGATGAGCACGGCCGGGAGAG ATCTCAAAAGAAGATGGCAAATTCTTCCCCTGTTTTGTCCAAAGTCCCTGGATATGGCTTACAG GTCAGGAACTCTGACCATAGCCAGGGACTGCAGGGTCCTCTGACAGCTGAGCAAAAGCGAGTGCGTGGGTTGAAGAATTACTCCAGGTCCAGAAgctcctctccctcacctcccagacATGCCAGCAAGAAGAGCACCAGAGAAGCAGGGTCTCGGGACAGGAGGTCTCGATCCCCAGGCAGAAGGTCACGGTCCCCAAGGCCAAGCAAACC GCACAACTCTAAGGTAAATAGGAGAGACAGAGGCCGAAGTAAGAGCCTATCACCTAAAAAAGACATCTACCAAAGGCGGCATGGTCATGGGTACACCAG AAAGCTCTCATCAGAGGAGCTAGAGCGAAAACGGCAAGAGATGATGGAAAACGCCAAGTGGCGGGAGGAAGAGAGGCTGAACATCCTCAAGAGGCACGCTAAGGATGATGAACGGGAGCAGAGGCTGGAAAAGCTAGACTCCCGGGATGGGAAGTTTATCCA CCGCATGAAGCTAGAGAGTGCATCTACCTCCTCTCTGGAAGATCGGGTGAAGCGGAATATCTACTCTCTACAGAGAACCTCAGTAGCTCTGGAGAAGAACTTTATGAAAAGATGA